acattgtttcctatgggaaacaatgttttgtcttacgaacctttcgtcttacgaacctccccctggaaccaattaggttcgtaagacgaggtatgactgtactcagattgaggattccttttccccaagtgcattattttacatttggaaacattaaactgcagtttccattgctttgaccatttatctagtaaagctaaatcatttaccatattacaggccccctccaggaatatcaaccctattgcacactttagaatcatcggcaaataggcaaaccttccctaccaaaccttcccctatgtcactcacaaacatattaaaaagaataggacccagaacagaccaatgtggcacaccgcttgtaacctgtctctgctcagaatactcgccattaacaataactttctgatgtctatgcttcagccagcttgaaatccactgacctatccagggattaagtccaatcttcactaatttatctattagctctttatgtggaactgtatcaaatgctttgctgaagtccagataggcaatatccacggcaccaccttgatccaacagctttgtgacatagtcaaagaaatcaatgagattagtctgacatgattttccttcagtaaagccatgctgatttgggtccaaaaagttattgtttttttaggtgctgatttatcctctttttgagtagagtctccatcattttaactataactgatgtcaagctaactggcctgtagttaccagcttggGCATCAATGTGTTcatagtgggtcttctctgggtcctgtcaaccaaacaatgttgcttggtgagacccagaggaagagccttctctgtggcggccccaaccctctggaaccaactccccccagagattagaattgtccccaccctccttgcctttcgtaagctgcttaaaacccacctctgtcaccaggcatgggggaactaagatacactttccccctaggccttcccaattttatgtatggtatgtttgtatgtatgattggtttttatataatgggtttttagtattggattttgttgtactgttttactgcagttgttagccgccccgagtctgcggagaggggcggcatacaaatccaataaataataatgataataaataaataataattttgaagTTGAATTTTGGAGTCAcgttatttgggtggatcttagtgtggtttaggttgagactgaagtttatcatgctgtggtcactgttagaaaaaggttcttttatttctaagccatatacagtgatcccccgctctttgcgagggttccgttccaggaccccccgcaacgagcgggttttcgcgaagtagcgctgcggaagtaaaaacaccatctgcgcatgtgcagatggtgtttttacttccgcagcgctagcgaggagccgaagattgggggcggcgcgggtgttttaaaacgtccccgccgacatggggggctcgctagcacccccctaacccgggttgggggtttgggggtgtgctagcgagcccctcatgtcggcggggatgttttaaaacacccgcgccactttccaatgagtcccgaagacaacgcgtttgtcttcgggactcattggaaagtcgcgcgggtgttttaaaacatccccgccgacatgggaggctcgctagcacacccccgaacccccaacccaggtttgggggtgtgctagcgagcccctcatgtcggcggggatgttttaaaacacccgcgccactttccaatgagtcccgaagacaacgcgtttgtcttcgggactcattggaaagtcgcgtgggtgttttaaaacatccccgccgacatgggaggctcgctagcacacccccgaacccccaacccgggtttgggggtgtgctagcgagcccctcatgtcggcggggatgttttaaaacacccgcgccactttccaatgagtcccgaagacaacgcgtttgtcttcgggactcattggaaagtcgcgcgggtgttttaaaacatccccgccgacatgggaggctcgctagcacacccccgaacccccaacccgggtttgggggtgtgctagcgagcccctcatgtcggcggggatgttttaaaacacccgcgcgactttccaatgagtcccgaagacaacgcgtttgtcttcgggactcattggaaagtcgcgcgggtgttttaaaacgtccccgccggcatggggggcttcctagcagccccccaaacccgggttgggggtccggggggtgctggtaagccccccatgccggtggcgacgtcgcgccgcccccaatcttcggctcctcgctagcgggcaggcaggcggctcctcgcttgcaggcaggcaggcgagagctagcgccagcgaacagcttgtccgcgctcgctctggccgcgagaatgaacggtgtgggcgggcgaagggcgggcggcagcgaggagtttgcgtgggcggtggggaaactcctcgctgacgccagcaagagggggaagacccagggaagccgctgccatctacgcatgcgtgcccggcacgcatgcgtagatggtatttttggcttccgggttgaaaaatagcgaagtaccctgttcgcaatggttggggacgcaataaacgggggatcactgtattgtacttttgctgttgcagaagatgagaactagacagttatctaatctagtattgccacttactagttggtcaagtcccagactggtgactgtgttatatattgtagagtggataggttcggtgctgcattcatttaatgtccagttaatgtgcggtaggttgaggtcaccaaggaagatgatggggtatgcgcagtgggtagcccacgttagtagtgctgataatttgtttgcatgtgtgatgtcatagtcaggagctctgtagcacagtaagaagcaaattgtgatatttagggatagatcacagacaatagtttcagtgTGTAATAGATGCTGCACAATttgatgttttttatttttagagattttttgtaaaatatgcattaagccatgtttcacagacaaagataatatcaaagactgagggtcaagaaggaggaggaattctgacatcTTATTGACTATACTTCCAGCATTTAATAAttttgtgttgggagtaggttttgggTTGGTTACAGGTAGTAAAAGGATATCCTTCAATTGAAttgatttttacattttatgtttcaatatatatatttttatataactcCAAACAGATAGATAATGAAATAACTGTGAACTATTGGACTTGCCAAGAAGAATTAATTTGTAACTTTCATAAAACTTTAGCCACCATTTCATTGCAATTTATTACTTGTATCAGGTTAACAACTTCTTCCCTCAGCTTCTGACATGTCACAACCAGAAAAGAACATGGAAGTAGCAGTTCTTCCTAGGAAGAGAAGAAGCTAAAGCTTTCTTTAATCAAAGTAAATCTGCCAGACTGATAGGTAGAAAGGCATGCAATAGTGACTCCATAAAGTCTGCACAAAATGTTGCTTTGACTTTGAAAGAGAAATCTCCCTTTCTCCAGCTTGGTGTTGGCTTTGAGTTCCCTCAGGAATACAGACCagtttatccttccttcttccggatTAATCCCCGTGACTTTCCACAGTGTGTGGGTTTAGTTCAGCTGCTCCTgcatttccagtggaactgggttgggcttgTGACCTCTGAAGATGACAGTGGAGGACATTTCATCTCAACTCTGAAGCCAatgctgaaggagaaggagatctgcctggCATTCACTGAATGGCTGAAATCTGATGAACTTAGTGGCTTCTTAAAGGAATTAACTACCAAAATTTTGTTTAAAGCTGAAGTTATTATTCTGTTTGGAGATTCTGATCATATTGCAAGTTTTTTGTCAATTCTGAATTATTTTGTAAAACATGGAAAGATATCACTTAAAACTGTTTGGATCATGACATCTCATTGGAAATTTACTCTGGTTGGAGACATTTCTGAAGGTTTAAAGAATTTGCATGGAGCTTTGCAGTTTAGAGAACACAGTGGTGAGGTCTCAGAATTCAGACACTTCATCCTGTCTTTATACCATTTGATCGAAGAAGGGGCCAGCTTTCTCCTGAAGTGGTGGGAAACACTATTTAACTGCCATATCCCCCAACCAGGCAAGGTCCCTCCAAAAGGGGAAGAACAATGTACAGGAAAGGAGAGTTTTGAGGATattccagattttatttttgaaataagGATGAGAGATGAAAGTTACAATATCTATAATGCTATTTATGCTGTGGCACACGCATTGCATGCAATTTATGGATCAGGAGCACGAACAGCTGTGCTGAAGTTTGGAAAGAGGATCTCGAATGTGGAGCCATGGCAGGTAATCTCTGAGACAATCCAGTCCATAAATCAATATTGAGGATGTTTCTTATATTTATATCTGAAATTACTGTTGAACTAATATAGCCAAATATTTGGTGTTACCCCTGACTGCTCATGTttcaaccagtggtgggctcccaCTTACCTCCCTACCTGGACGGTCCTTGGCAGCCAGCGCAGTCACTTCCGACACATGCACTTGCGtgcctcatgtgagatttggcttccgtacatgcgcaaaagcaaaaaacaagtgATTTTTGCCATTAATCTGTCGGTTCTGCCATTCCTGGGCCATTTCCACTACCCAGACGGTGTGTCCCCCACCCTCGTGgggggaggagcccatgactggTTTCAATGAAGGGAACAACTGGAGCTTTTCAGATATACACCTGTTCCCTAATATGATGGTCACCAGAAAATGATAGAAGCTACACTGTCTCATTTCTGCCTTTCAGCTAATTGACCCAATTGCTGAAGATCTCTTTTGTTTCAGATTGTTTCCAATTTGAGGAATATCCGCTTCAACAACAGTGCAGGAGATGAAGTTTTCATCTCAGAAAATGGACTGGGATCTGCTCGCTATGATCTCGTCAACTGGGTTGTCCACCCCCAAAAATATTTCATCCCTGTGAAAGTTGGGCACAAGGATTCCAGGGCTGCTCCAGGCCAGGATTTCACCATTAACTCTGATGCAATCACATGGGCCACAAAGGTGAACTGGAAGGAAATGTTGTAAATTAAGTAAATGAATCACTTTCTCTTGGGGGTGCTGAATATCCTTCTAAGGTGAAAACACGTCTATAAAATCAGGAAATACTTTTGGAATTTGGTGAATTACCTGCACTTGAGGTTAACAAATTCCCGGTCTAATTTATGAAAGATTCAACAATGGGTGGGAATAGGAAGAACGTCTGCCAAATCCTGGAGGCAATTAGATCAGACACTGATTTCCATGGACCATTCTTCATCATTCTTGGTTTTATAAAAGCTGTATCTCAATGTAACAATCTTTGCTGTGCACTCTGAGGTTCAAGATCCAGAGTTGAGACATTCTCAACATAAAAACAGGAATGTGGGTTACCTCAAACagttcccttttttctcttaagCTGTTTTGTTCGGGTCGAATGTGACCTGAAGCCAGATTTGAGGACCTGTAGAAagatttccctgcatatctgaaacttgaaacttcATGACTTTTTATCacttgaggggttctttctttgagaatttttttttgggggggggccttagtttttgctgggcaaaaaaagtcacacttgtactgttcgggtcatataCGACCTGGACTGAAAAAGGTTTAATTTAGGTATTAGATTTGgtgtttttgaaaacatttttcactgggatactaatttgaacttttctgaacacaatgaaagtaaACCTGAGAGGAAAAAAGTatagcttatttgtttattttgctcacatgCCTGCCCCTAgtgtttttgtgcaattttgttcatttttatctagctCAGGCAGCCTGTTCaaacttttccccccctttttgcaTTGGATCACTATTTTGACCATCCCTGatcattagaaaaatagaaatgaactgaaaaaagttatgcttattgtttttttgttttttgtttgctcAGAAATAGGGATTCCTCacccccggctgtgtgcaatcattttcGCTTTACcgatttttaggctccaaatcctgcCAGctccaacttttttgaaaacatttttcactgtgatactaatttgaacttttctgaacataatgatatgaaaattgaactgaaaaaaaagagaagcttattagtttattttgctcataaatgtcCCCACACATTGTGTgcaattgttttcaatttatatatattttaggctccaaaatcaaaatattattaaaatgttttgcattgaattactagtttgaacatttctgaacacaatgatataaaaattaaactgaaaaaagttATGCTTATTGGGTTCTTTTGCCCAAAAATAGGGCCTCCCTCCCCCAGCTGTGTTCAATCAGTTGCACTTTAACTTTTTTtaaggctccaaatccaaaatatttttaataccctaggcattgatttactaaactgaacattgctgatcatcagaaAAATATTCCCTAAAGTTTCAAAttattgcttatatttttatttcactcagAAATCCAAATACACATTTCGGCTGTGTGCAGTTATTTCCACTTTACATTTTATTTAGCCTGCCAGTTACaacttttttgaaaaccttttttggtGGGATACTAATTTTAACATTTCTGaagataatgatatgaaaattgaactgaaacaatTGATGCTTTTTTTTGGCTaataaatgcccccccccccaatttttgggTGATGTTTTTacagttttcaatttttttagggTCCAAATCTCAAAAAAATTATCCCACTTTGGTATTGATATGAtacattgaacatttctgaacataatggtataaaaattgaactgaaacaatTGGTGCTTATTTGCTTTGGGTTTTTTGCTCAGAAATAgtacccccccggccttgctgttttccattattttcagtttttatatagatttggctgaaaatatttgaaatatccttttgaaaagcaagtacaTGATGGCCAGACAGCTCATTAtatgaaataaatccattttactaaaaacaagtatgtaattttgaaattaacagcattaaTTTGTATatacctgactcaagtagtacagggtccgactcatgagggggggcacgcacctgacatggtattcctctctgagcaattgagtaatggtcggacattaaggggcttagaagtgttgccttcgtcatggtcagaccattttctattgcggcttgacttcctggctccaatccttccccacagggaggcggaactgattggGAAGTTCCGCCCCAGActcctgatggacccagagggctttcagagggtgcttggggttattacagaggcactcatccacagtttggcggagtctcttgctgaggcctggaacaaggctcttgactggattgtgccattgcgacctctctgcagcactcgaccccatagagctccatggttcaacgaggagctccgggagttgaaacgccaaaagagatgtctagagaagcgatggaggaagagtaagtctgaattcgATCGAACacatgtaagagcttttattaaaacttacaaagtggcgctcaagccAGATGCGCGTATcctgccgccttgattgcatcagcggaatcctgcctggccgctctgtttagggtgacccgctcccttcttaaccaggggggagttggggagcccttacagagtagtgccgaggattttaacacatttttcgctgataaaatcgctcggatccgggcggacctcaactccaattggatagcagagtcgactgaaaACGAGTTAGTCGAGGTGATTGGGGCCCGTATTTGTTCACCtgtttgggaagagtttgatctggtgacacctgatgcagtggacaaggccattggagctgtgagttccgccacctgcttactggatccgtgtccctcctggctggtctccgccagcagggaggtgacacggagctgggtccagaagattgtcaacacttctctggggaggggatccctacaaggagccactttctggatccctacaaggaggcacttgtgcgccccctcctcaataaGCCTTCCCTGTACCGaggccattcttaacaactatcagccagtctccaaccttccttttatggggaaggttgttgaggaggcagtggcactccaactccttGGAGAagttgattatctaggccctcaacagtcaggatccAGGCAcgactacagcacggaaactgctttggtcacattgatggatgatctctggcgggccctggacaggggtttatcctctgtcctggtgcttcttgatctctcagcggcttttgataccatcgaccatggtatccttctgcgctggctggaagggttgggagtgggaggcactgttcttcagtggttctcctcctacctctccggctggtcgcagtcggtgttagtggggggggtcagaggtggcCTTCAAGGTTTCACCCTtttggggtacctcaggggtcagtgctctctcccctgctattcaatatctatatgaaaccgttgggtgagatcatccagaggcatggggtgaggtatcatcagtacacagatgatacccagttgtacatctccaccccatgtccaatcaacgatgCAGTGGAAGCGATtttccggtgcctggaggctgttggggtctggatgggtgtcaacagactcaaactcaatccggataagacggagtggctgtgggttctgcctcccaaggacaattccatttatccatccataaccctggggagggaattatcgaccccctcagagaggatccgcaacttgggtgtcctcctcaatccacagctcacattagagaaccatctttcatctgtggcaagggggatgattgcccaggtttgcctggtgcaacagttttggtcctatctggaccgggactcactgctcacagtcactcatgccctcatcatctcgagattagactactgtaacgttctctacatggggctacatttcaaaagtgtttggaaacttcagatcgtgcagaatgaagctgcgagagcaatcatgggcttcccaaggtatacccatgttacaccaacactccgcagtctgcatttgttgcAGATcaatttccgttcacaattcaaagtgttggttatgacctataaagcccttcatggcatcggaccagaatatctccgggaccgccttctgccgcacgaatcccagcaaccaattaggtcccacatagttggccttctccgggtccggtgactaaacaatgtcttttggcaggtcccaggggaagagccttctctgtggcggccccgacgctctggaaccagctccccccagagattagaactgcccccaccctccttgcatttcgtaaactacttaaaacccatctctgccgtcaggcatgggggaattgagacatttcccctgggcctatacaatttatgtatggtatgtctgctttaataatggttttttttaatgtttttaaattattagatttgtcatgaattgttttactgttgttgtgagccgccccgagtctctggagagggttggcatacaaatccaataaataataataataataataataataataataataataataataataataataataataataataatcctgatgggggccttttctgagcaaaattaacaaaagcattattttttcagttcaattttcatttcattatgttcagaaatgttcaaactagtaattcaatGCCTAAACTATTGAAATTATTTAGAATTtggggcctagaaaaatttataaagtgacatgcttgaaaaaatgggggTGGCCCaattatgagcaaaataaacaaataaggatcgattgtttcaattcaattttcatttcattttgttcagaaatgttcacacTAGTAATCCAACACCAAATATAGCAAAATTGTATGCAGTTTGCagactaaactatctataaattggaaaATGTTTGCAAAAATGCTAGGGGCGGGATTtacgagcaaaataaaaatacaagcattaattttttcatctcaattttactctcattgtgttcagaaaagtccaaattagtatcccagtgaaatTGTTttccaaaaagaccaaatataagtacctaaggtaaacctttttttggtccgggtcgtatacgACCCGAACAGTTGAAATGTATAGTCattttgaacagaacagcagggttttaaaagaTGCCATTTGCCAGGTGTTATTTGAAGTTATGTCAGCACTAACTGAATGTTATTTATGCCTGATCCTCAAAATTATGGCCCCctgcaatcatgtgatcaaataaccctctctttctcttttctctttcagaaggtgccctttgccaggtgtggcaTGAAGAggtgccaggcaggagagaggagaagagttccAGAGGGAAAGCCGGTTTGCTGCTATGAGTGTGACGCTTGCCCAGAGGGGACATTTTCTAATCAGACAGGTAGAGCAACTTTCAAATTTCAACCTTCCAAGAGCAATGAAGCCATTCAATAGAATAGGTGTTGATTTTGTCACTTTTGTAAGATTCGATTAGATGCAATTATTAGACGTGgaaggcaatgttccctctacttTTTTTTCAGGGTAGGCAGAAAGGTTTAGTGTCTGAGCTGGATATTTTTTCACCTTAATTTTTTTCACAGAggtcacccaagacaacaacaAAATTAATGTTGTTTGAAACTCAAATTTATCTTTATTCAATGTACCTGCTTAATTAAAATTGTTATATATAAGTATCACTTATAATACTGCATGTCTTCAATATTAAAATACTTGCATACTGTTTATGGCAATGTACATGGGTAATCACTGAAAGTCTGTCTCATCTTATAGTTCCTCACATCCAGAAATGCCCTGCATCTGACTGCACAAATACtattgcccccggaggcggagtaaagatgctgagacatggattgtggattaattaagagtcatttattaattaacatatttaaataactttaaataaatttgaatacgtaaatttgaatatttaattcaaaacaaactaaggacctgcagagccaaaactaacggggcggaaattcctaccataaaattccttggcaacattgggcaataactccttgctgaacctggtgaaggtaccaccttcacctggatcctagccatgccccttcgtcgtgtgggaggagttcaccctccaatcccagtgggacattggatccggtgattcccatggacatcctctctccaatccccgacgttgctcgaacctctagttcctggagagaggcggtccatcaccctttaaggatgcccgaaaggagcatgcgcagttgcttctaattgcccatttccgccccaaacctgccaaaccccaatgaccaaagggaggcctatttattatctaaatgcgccacaccccctaaccaatccaatccgcacctgtcagtgtggaataggtgaaaaaacggccgcctctaaaggggaggccgcaaaaaattcctattcggccctgaggcgacctcctttggacacactggtgatagcggagggtgggcgggtgttcgcttgaaAACTGTCACCCCTGATTCTTCTCTTCGCCAGATTGGCCATGCTCAGTTCTTGCAACTTTTCTTCATATCCAGTCCCCTTATTACCCTGTTTGCTCTCTCCTGCTGTTTCTCTAgagttttaatgtcttttttgtagtgtgatcaccaaaactggatgcaatactagTGGTCTAACTAAGGATTTATAGAGAGGTATTAGTACcttcctagtcctagattgtgtCCCTCTGTTATGCAACTtaagattgcattggcttttttggctgccgctgcacatgGAAATGAAGATTTTTTAGTATCCTTTCTccaggagtggagattttgcagtatcctttccatgCCATGCCAACCAAGACACACCATGTCCAtcatgccacacccacagaaccagtagtaaaaaaattggatttcaccctaATATAAAGATGGCAATATAACTGCAATCTTTAGCTCCCTACAAGAATCTGAATTACTGatggtcaaagcaaattggcGGTTGGTAAGAATCCATGGAATTCAAgatgggctggacttagatctcttgtggataTGAGAAGACTCCAGAttgatgatgcatttgaccccTTTCTCATCCTCAGCCTGGTCCTCTCCTACAAAGCGAGAGATAAACAacaatgtaaatgtaaaatagaagaataaaatagaattcctgAATGATAGATGCATTCATCTTCTGGACGTTTCAGTTTCAAGTGAAAGAGAAATAGATTAAAGATTAAAGATGCTATCACTACCCACATCATTTATGGGTTGGCCAGAGCAAAAAGGGACCGgcatgtcaatccttcaggaGGGATAATGCTTATGGTAAATGATCCTGACACAAAAATTCTTATTTTCAGATGCAGCCCACTGTGACCCATGCCCAGAAGATCAATATCCTAACAAGGACAAGAACCAATGCATTGCCAAGAAGATCCACTTCCTTGCCTATCAAGAGACCCTAGGATACATTTTGGCTTCTCtggctcttttcctttctctgatcaCATCTGCAATACTGGTAATTTTCTATAAACATCATGACACACCAATcgtcaaggccaacaaccgagatctcacctacatcctcctggttt
This genomic window from Erythrolamprus reginae isolate rEryReg1 chromosome 1, rEryReg1.hap1, whole genome shotgun sequence contains:
- the LOC139160265 gene encoding vomeronasal type-2 receptor 26-like codes for the protein MGGQETARQWPDPYGRIDAASKDPPEYGTHLRVSPCMHTLLAPPQAARESRAERSPKGKPSSEVAMFLKQNTISGLNKPILKKYEQFLALVFAVTEINKDLVLLPNITLGFHICNNLQMEREISLISLSFLSTRGQMIPCYKCDRQDLLLSVIGGDHPESSGQMASIFSIYKVPQSSFVISGAEEFYIICKKNTAACDEIAKVIDVENEECRYQYATLGGTDLTGTDVDMELPILTTCCLLDRNALGVGFEFPQEYRPVYPSFFRINPRDFPQCVGLVQLLLHFQWNWVGLVTSEDDSGGHFISTLKPMLKEKEICLAFTEWLKSDELSGFLKELTTKILFKAEVIILFGDSDHIASFLSILNYFVKHGKISLKTVWIMTSHWKFTLVGDISEGLKNLHGALQFREHSGEVSEFRHFILSLYHLIEEGASFLLKWWETLFNCHIPQPGKVPPKGEEQCTGKESFEDIPDFIFEIRMRDESYNIYNAIYAVAHALHAIYGSGARTAVLKFGKRISNVEPWQIVSNLRNIRFNNSAGDEVFISENGLGSARYDLVNWVVHPQKYFIPVKVGHKDSRAAPGQDFTINSDAITWATKKVPFARCGMKRCQAGERRRVPEGKPVCCYECDACPEGTFSNQTDAAHCDPCPEDQYPNKDKNQCIAKKIHFLAYQETLGYILASLALFLSLITSAILVIFYKHHDTPIVKANNRDLTYILLVSLLFCFLCSFLFIGQPRKLTCLLRQTAFSILFSLAVSSILAKTVMVVLAFMATKPGNTARKFLGKPLTNSIVIACPLVQAVLCATWLITSPPFPNVDFHSLVGETIWECNEGSASMFYTVLAYLGFLALISFMVAFLARKLPDSFNEAKFITFSMLVFCCVWITFLPTYLSTKGKSMVAVEIFSILASGAGLLVCIFFPKCYIILLRPNLNCRENIMRH